The sequence GCCAAAGACTGTTCAGCGATCCACCGCCGACCGGGAAGGCTCGACGCGGATCCGGGAGTGGGCACAGAGCAACGGACACACCGTGTCCGCGCGGGGCCGCATCCCCGCCACCGTCGTCGACGCCTACAACGCAGCCCACTAACACCACCGCCGACGACACCGGCTCACCGCACCGCCGCACCGCCGGCCGAACGTGGGAGTCCGCACCGCCGGCGCCGGCACACCCTGCTCGACCCCGCCGATGGCGTCCCCCTGCACGGGTCGCCACCCATGTGCTGACCTGCTCAGCGGCTGCGGGAGGAGTCCAGGACGGCGGCAGCGTGCTGGAGGCGTTCGGTGGCGGTGCGCTGCGCACGCCCGACGGTCACGAGGTGGTCGAACAGGGCGTCGGTGGGCAGCGCCTCCGCAGCCTGGGTCAGTGCGGCGGCAGCGGTGTGGAAGGAACGCCGGTAGGCGGCAGCCAGCACGTTGACCGCGTGGTGACCGGTGGCTTCGGGGGTGGCCCCGGCGGCGGTGGCATCGGCCAGGGCCCGGGTCAGCAGCCCACCCTGGTGGGCCCCGGTGCCCTGCTGGGTGATGACGGCGGCAATGGACGCTGGGTCGTGCGGGCGCCCCCGCTGCAGCTGCCCGGCGATGAGCGTGAACAGGGCACCGTGGGCGGGGCGGGTGAAGTCCCCCGCCTGCAGCACCTCCACCACCGGGCTGGCGGCGGCCGCGGTGGACCACAGCACCCCACACAGACACAGGGCTTCACTGTCCAGGCGGGGGTCCTCGGTCAGGTCACCGGCGTCCAAGCGCTCATCGGGCTCGAGCCCACCGTCGTCGTCGGGGTCCCCGCTGGTGGGGTCGGTACTCACGGGGACCTCCGTTCTCCTGCCCCGCAGGGGGGACGTGGTCGTATTTGTGGCTGATCTCGGGGTGGGTGGTCGCGGGGTGGGTGGTCGGGTGGGGGTCACGTCCGCTGACCGGTGTCGGTCTCGGGGGCGGGTTGGGCGAGGTGGTCGCGGATGATGTCCATCATCGCGGTGGTCCCGGTGAGCTCGTAGCACCCCGCCTCGTCGCGGGCCGGACCGATATAGGCGTCGGTGGCCTCCACCCAGATCCGCACCCCCTCCCCCGCCCCGGTCACCGGGTGCTGACGCCCCCAGTGCGCCAGCACCGCCTCGGTGGCCTGCGTGGCGGCCAGGGTGCGGGTGTCGGCGGCACCGCTGTCGCCGGTACTACAGGTCCAGATGATCACGGTGGTGCTCCTCGAGCTCAGTGGTACCCGGTGTGGTGCGCTGGTGTTCTGAGGGTGCGCGGGTCCCGGCGGAGCCGGGCCCGTTCCCGGGGACGGTGTGGACAGCTGCACCACCGTGTGGACAACCACCCCGCCCGAGGCGGCGGGAGCCTGGCAGACCCGCCGGGCCCCCAGGGCCCGGCGGGTACCACCCGCTCCCCCGGCTCTCAGGGTCCGAAGACGGCGTGGGCGAGGGTGGCGGTGCGGGTGAGGATCCCCAGGGCGCTGCGGTAGGTGGTCTGGTCGTGGACCTGGAAGGTGACCGTGCCGATGCTGATCGCGACGTGCTCGGTGATGACCCTGCGCCCGGGAGTCACCCGGTGAGGCTGGTGGGTGATGCCCACCGCCGGGGTCCCCCACAACCGCACCACCGTCGACGTCCCGGTGAGGCGGTGGTCGATGTGCCGGTGGGCGGGGACCGCCCCCAGGGGCAGCCGGGCCGCCTGCTGGGCGGCCTGCGTCCACGCCTTCGCCACGTGCACCGCCTGGTGCAGGTCGCTGATGGTGAGCATCAGCGAGCCCCACAGCACCGTCAGGGTGGCCTCGGTGGTGCCGGCGGCGTGGGCATCCAGGCGGGCCCGCTGCTCCCCGGTCAGGGCCAGGGAGGTGCTGATGATCTGCGTGCTGGGCTGTCCGGACACCGGCGCCACCACCTTTCGTGAGGCCCGGGACCAAACATGACCACGGGGTGTCAGCAGGGGTTCTGCCAACCACTCCCCCGGGCCGCCCGAGCACGCAGTGCTCCAGGGGCCCAGCCAGGGGCCGAACCCCCGGTGAGGCGGTGCGGGGGTTCCGGCTCGTCCGGGCGGGTGGTCTCGCGCAGCGACCGAGCACCGCGAGGCTCGGATCACCGGCCCGGATGGGCCGGGTTCCTCGGGCCCTCGCCCTGGCAGGGGCGCCCATCCTGGGCGAAGCCGGGCGGCCGGGGGATAAGAAGGGCCGGCGGGCGCGAGGCACGAGCAGACGTCGGTCATCAGCTGCGACGACCGACGCAGGAGGCCGGCGCACCCGATGTCGTGGTCGGCGGTACCGGGCGAGGCACGAGCCGGGCACCGCCGGTGCAGGTCGGTCGGTGCCCGCCACGAGTGCCACACGCGGGGTGCGGCGGCGGGAGCTGCGGGCCGGCAGCAGGGCTGGTACGGCGCTACGTCAGGTTTGTCCCCGGTGACCGTCCTCGGACCTGCCCAGTCCGGTAGGTCGAACGGCGGCGGGTCGGATGGCCGTCGCGGGGACCCACTGGAGCATGGGCAGAACACCACGGTGGGCGGCCACCGGCACCTCCATGCGGACCAGACCCAACCACCGGCCGTCACTGACCCGCGCCCACCCCAGCAGCTCACCGTCCTGGTCCCCCACCAGCCGCAACCCCGCCTGCACCACCCGCATCGGCAAACCCCGAGTCGGGGCCGTGTTCGCCGGCAACATCGCCCCCAGATCCACCACCACCGACTTCGGCGGGGTCACCGGAATCCGGTTCGGACGCTCAAAGTCATCCGGCCACGACACAAAAGGATCGAACACCTGTTCGATCATGCCGCATTGTCTTGCTCTGCAGCCAACAGGTGGTGGAAGGGGCGCCGGGTAAGGATTCTCCGGCCGCATCCGGGCCCCTGTCGCCTACTGGATTGCGCTGTTCAGGACTGCAGGCGCTCCTCAACGATCAGGTACCGGCGTAGGGCTGCTTCCACCAGGGCGCTACGGCTGCCGGCGCCCCACTGCCCCGCCAACGCGTCAAGCTGTTCGACGTCGGAACGAAGAACGCCAGCAAGAGGAACGCGCGCTGGTGCCTGGGAATGACGCCGCCGTGTCGATATGGGGCTGGATGAACTGAAGAGCCCCCCGTGTGGTGCCGGGGTACCCGCGGGACCGGTCCAGTGCTGTGCCAGATCGTCTGCGTGGGCCTCAATGGCGTCGAGTGCGACCCGCCCGTACGTCCGCGCAGTAGCCGGGTTGGTTCCCCTTTCCTGCAGGGTCAGTGCACGCAGAGCTGCGTACACCTCGGGGGCGAGGGTGACCTCCGGGGGGGCGACTCGTGATGGTGCAGCGAGGCTGGCTGCGCGTTGCGAACGCGCGGTCGCAGCGGCGGTTGGCCGGGCCTGTTCGGGGGTAGTCGACGGTGCGTTAACCCGAGTGTTGTCCACCGAGGCGGCCGCATCAGGCGCGGGACGAGTGGGCGCAGGGAGCGGCGGTAGCAACTCGTCGATGTCGTCGAGAGCCGTGGGGTCGAACGCCGCGCGCCTGCGGGCGGTGCTCATGCCACTCCCCCATCGCGAACGCTGACCTGCTCGGCTGCCCGCATGCGGTTGAGAATTTCTCGAGTGAGTGCCTGGTAGTCCCCCGCCAGCCCAGAGGGGTCTCGAGACCACAACCGATCACCGCCGCCGACCTTCTTGCGAAGCTGGGCGATTCGGTGCCGCTGGTGATCGCTTGCCACCGCAACCAGCTCGCCTGGGGTGAGGTGTCGCGTCCGCAGGTCCACGCTTGCGGCCCTGTCAGATCGAATGATGCTCTCGAAGGCGTTCGCGCCGCTGCCCTCGAGAAGCTGAGCGACCTGGTCGACGATCTCACTGTTTCGGGCAGTGGCCCGAGGATTGACGTCGAACAGAACCACTCCGAGAAGTTCGACCAGGGAACCTGATGCCCGCGCCCGCAGGTATCGAGCGGCTAGCATCTCCACTCCTGACAGGCTGGCATCGTCGTCTCGAGTGGGTACCAGCAGGTATCGAGCAGTGGCGAGAAGTGCGTCGAGCAGGGGTGCGTCACCAGGTCCAGAATCGATGAGGACGAGGTCGTAGGCCTCTCGTGCGCAGAGGTCGTCGAGGGTGCTTGCGAGGTTGGCGCGCAGGTCCATGCCGGTCTGCGCGGCGGTCGCTGCCATCGCCCCGACCAAGGCCAGGGATGCACCGCCCGGGATGACATCGAGCCCAGGCCGGACGTCGCGAACCGGCTGAAGCGGCTCGGCGTACTGCAGGGCCATAGCGAGCGAGCGACCGCGATCACCTTCGACTCCGAGATCAGAGGTCGAAACGTTTGCTTGCTGGTCAGCGTCGAGAACGAGAACGCGCTTGTTCGCGGCCGCGACCATGCCTGCAACGGCGGCCACGATGGAGCTCTTGCCGACACCCCCCTTCTGGTTGGCGACCAGAAGGGTTCGGTTCGCATGGCCGGTGCTCATGCCGTCGCACAGTACGTACCACCGTCCGTGCCGCGTGCCTTCGACACGCACCTGCATACGACCTTTTGGACGGTATTTCATCCTGCCTTACGTTCGGCGTTACATCTTGCCTTCCGACCGTCGTTGTAGATGGTCGTGTTGATGGCTTTATGTCCGCCCTGTCACCCGTCCGTGTACATGACCATGCGTATGGCTTTACGTGTGGCCGACTGTGCGGCAAGGCCAGGTCACTGGTGGCCGCGGCGGTGCTGGACGTGCTCGGCCAGGGCCAGCCTGTCGGCGGCTTCTTGTTCGGATCGTCGGTGGGCTGCGTTGGTGGCGGTGGTGTGGGCGGCGGTGAGGGCGGCGGCTCGTCCGGGGCCGGTGAGGGCGGCGACCGCTGTGTGGCGGGCGGCGGTGTGGGTGTCGCGGGCGTTGAGCTGGGCGGTGGTGCGGGCGGTGCGGGCGGCGAGCTCGGCAGTGGCCTGGGCGTCGGGGATGGCGGTGGGGCGTTCGTTGATGTCGACGAGGTTGAGAAGGTGGCAGAGGTAGGAGATGGGTCGTCGTGGTGCGGTGAGGATCTGGTGGCCGGTGGTGGTGAGGTCGGTGAGCAGCTGGTTGAGGTCGCGGGCGGTCCACCCTGCCGCGGCGGCGGCGCTGAGTGCCCCGGACCAGCGGTGGGCCCCGTACTGCCTCGCCCACCTGGGGCACCGCTCGGAGGCCCTCCAATCAAGCATGAGGGCCGTTGCGGGGGTCCTGGAGCCCTCCGACCCACCAAAATCATCCTGCGCATGTCCTGGTGTCGTTGCCCGGCGCGCAGCGCCGTCCTCGTCCCGCGCAGCGGGTGTGCTTGGCTGGTTAGGGGTGGAGGTAACAACATTCCCATCGCTGCGCTCGGGGGAAGAACTACCACTACGTGGTGGGGTGCCACGCACCGTCTGACCTGCGATGACGCGCCCGGGGTTGTCCACAGGGATGGGGACGGGATCGGGTGCAGGGTCGGGGAAGCGGGGGGAGGGGTGCAGGGCGTACTCCGCGGTCCAGCCTCGACGGGTGTCCCCCCGCTCCCAGGAGGCCAGCCGCTCGATGAAGCTCCGGTGCCGGCCGGGCGCGACCTCGGTGGCCAGCCCGACCAGACGTAGCCAGGTCCGGGCTCGGGTGACGGTCCGCTTGCCGAGCTGTGTGGTGGCGGTGATCCCGGTGGTGCCGCCGGTGACCCCGAGCAGGGGCCGTGAGCAGCGCCCGGTGCGGTAGTCACCGGCCCGGGCGTGGGCGGTGGCCACCGCGTGCACAGCCCGCAGCGACACCCCACCCCCGGTGGCAGCGACCAGTTGGGGGCGGGTGAGCAGGTAGCCACGGCGGTACACCGCCACCACATGGGCCAGCCAGCGCTCGGCCGACCACCAGCAGGGCAGGGCCGACCACGAGATCGGCTCCACGCTCGCGCGGGCCAACGGCCGACGCAACAGGATCGAAGCAGTGGGGGAGGAGGAGTCACGCCGGGCCGGCGGACGCGTGTGCCGCGAAGCGACACGCGAACCACTAGACCGGGTGTATGGACCGGATTCAGGGTGCGAGGTACCCTGAGACAAGGCAGCCAAGCCAAGTCCCTTCGGGGCAGTGCACCAAGCCAGCGAGCGTCAACTCACTGGTCCTAGTTTTTAACCCGGACCCGCCCTGCCAGGGGCGGGTTTTCGGCGTACTAGGGCCTACTGACCAGGTGCGATGTGGAGTTGTTTTGCGGTCTGTCGACCGCTCACCGTCACGCGGTCTGAGGCAGCACCTCCTGGTCAAGCTGACGAACGAGGTCGTCCCGGCCAACGTGGGCGGCCATGACGTCAGCGACGTACTGGCTGATGCTCACGCCCCGTTCAGCAGCGGCATTGCGCACCACGTCGTGGACGGGGTGAGCAAGCCGCGTGATCGTGACGACGCGGTCTCCCTTGTGTGGCTGGGCCATGCGCCACACCCTGCCGCCTCGTATCTGATTCGCCGGGTAGACACGCCCGAGTCGCGTAGAAGTACGCATCTCTAACCATCGCTGTCCCGACAGGGTTGTCGGCATGGTCCTAACCGCCGAGCAGGTACTCCCGCAGTGCGTCGACGAGGGTCTGCACCCGGTCACGGTCGAGGTCGTAGCGGACCCGGCGCCCGCTGCGCGCACCCGCCGCGGTGTCGGCGACAACGAGGTGGGCGGCCTCGAGCTGCACCAGACGCCGCCGGGCGGTGTTGGCGTCGGTGCCCAGGGCCTCGGCGATCTCCCCGGTGGTCGAGGGCCCGTGCACGGCGAGGTAGCGCACCACCCCCCGGGCGAACATCGTCCCGAAGCTCTCAATGGCCGCTGCCACCTCCCCGTCCACAGGCTCGGAGGGTCGGAGATAGCGCGGCACCCACCCATCGTGCCGGACACCGACCCTGTCGTGACCAGCAACGCTAGCACGACACTTATTGTCGTGCTTTGATGGTGGGGTAGTCCGAAGATCACAAGCCGAGCACGAGGCGCAGCAGCCTGTGCCGGATGGAGCAGAGCAGAAGCGGGAGAAGCCCTGGGGAGGGGTTTCCCGCCAAGGGGGAGAAGCGATGAGGCCGTCCACGACCGCGCCCACTGGGCCACCCAATGTCTGATCAGGAAGCACGGAAGTCGGGCGCCGCGGCTGTGGTGGCGGTGCTGGGGGTGCCGGTCGGTGTGGTGCTGTTGGTGGTGTTGCTGCTGAGCGGGGGGAGCGCTGCGGCGGCGGCGTGTGCTCCTGGTACGCCGGGGTCGCTGGGGGTCCTGGTCGCTGGGGGGATGCCCGCGGGGTACCTGCCGCTGGTGCAGCGGGCGGGGAGGCTGTGCTCGGAGTTCCCGGCCCCGGTGATCGCCGCCCAGCTGTCCGCCGAGTCCACCTTCTCCGATGCCACCTCGCCGTCGGGGGCGCAGGGCCCGGCGCAGTTCATGCCCGGCACCTGGGCCACCTGGGGTCGTGACACCACCGGCAAGGGATTCGCCGACGTCCACGACCCCTCCGACGCCGTGGATGCCCAGGCCCGCTTCGACTGCTCCCTCGCCGCCCAGGTCCGCGAGGGAATCGCCGGGGGCCGGATCGACGCCGGGTCCTCGGTCACCGAGATCGCCCTCGGCGCCTACAACGCCGGCTTCGGAGCCGTCCTGGGTGCCCGTGGGGTGCCGGGCAACTCCCAGACCCAGGCCTACGTCCCGCGCATCCTCGACCTGGCCCGCACCCGGTTCTCCGACACCGCCACCGCGACCCCGCCGGGCCCGGCCACCCCGGGTACCACCGTCACCGCCGCCTCCGCCGCGTCGGCGGGGTGTGGGGCAGCGGGCGGGGCTGTGCCGGTGGGTCCCGGTGGTGGGCCCCGGGCCCAGCAGGTCGTCGCCGCCGCCCTGACCCAGCGGGGTCTGCCCTACATCTGGGGCGGGGGCAACTACACCGGGCCCACCGGTGGTGGCTTCGACTGCTCCGGGCTCACCGCCTTCGCCTTCCACCAGGTCGGGCTCGACCTGCCCCGCACCGCCCAGACCCAGTACGCGGCCACCGCCAGCGTGCAGCTGCCCGGCGGCTACACCCCGGCGGCTTACCAGCCCGGGGACCTCCTGTTCTGGGGGACCCCGGACAACATCCACCACGTCGGCATCGCCATCGGCAACGGGCAGATGGTCCACGCCTCCACGTTCGGCCAACCCCTCGCGGTGGCCCCGATCTATGACGGCGACTTCCTCGCCGCCACCCGCCCCCTCGGCGCAGGAGCCACGCAGTGACCCGCCGCCACGCCGTCCTCACCGCGGCGACCACCGCGGCACTGCTGGTCGCCGCCGCCGGGTGCACAACCAACACCCAGGACGCACCGACCCCGGCCCCGCCCAGCTCGAGCACACCGGCACCGATCCCAGCCCCGACGTCGGCCGGCGCTTCGGCGACGTCGGGGGTCCAGACTCCGACCGCGTCGGCCCCGGCGATGCCGACCGGCACCCCTGGCCGGCCGCGCGGGCTGCCCGCCGCGACGGTCGACACCACCAGCGCGGACGCCTTGGCGGAGGCCTTCACGACCACCACGTTCGCCTACGACACGGCCATCGATCTCAGCGTGTTCGACGCCCAGGTCCGCTCCGCCGTCTACGCCACCCCCGCCTTCGCGACCGAGCTCACCACCCCCCTGGCGCAGACCGGCACCGCATTCTTCGCGGACCTGGCCTCCCACCAGGGGTTCACCACCGTGGCCCTGGCGACCAACGCCGACGACGGCCAACCCGCGGACGCGCTGCGTTCCGCCGCGCGGTCGTACTCGGTCACCACGACCGCGCGGGGCAGCGGCGGGTACACAGCCCCGGTCGACACCACCACCGTGTACCTGATGCTGACCCGGGCCGGGGCCAGCGCCGGGTGGCAGGTCACCTCGGTCACCTTCGGGCTGGGCCGATGACCCGCCCCCGCCCCCGCCGCAACTCCCGCCCCGGGGGTGCTGCCACCGGGTACCTGGGCCCCGACGGGCGGCTCTGGCAGGTCCCCGCCTACCCGCGCCCGGTCGTCGTCCTGGACACCGACGTGGTGACCATCGACGGACGTCGTTACCCGGTGCGCCCCGGGCAGGAGCCCCGCGACGCCGCCAACCCCGTCCTGGTCGAGCTGGCATTGCGGCTGCGGGGGGAGGCCGGGGCCATCCACGCCGACGTCCGCACCACCGGCAGCGAGCAGTCGTGGCCGGTGGTCGTCACCGGCACCGGCGACGTCTTCGACGCCACCCCCACCAGCAGCGGGAGCGGGACCCGGCGCAACGGGCGGCTGCTGCTCGCCGGGGGAGGGGTCCTCGTCGCGGTCCTGGGCCTGGCCACCGCCGTGGTGGTCGTGGTGTCCACCTCCTCCGCCCCCGCGGCCACGGTGGCCGTCGTGGCCGGGCCCGCACCGACGGGGACGCCGGTGCCCTACCCGCAGCTGCCCCCACCCGGGTTCTCTCAGACCGCCGCCTGGTCGGCACCCATCGACCCGGGCACCACCCCCGTGATCACCACCACCGGGCAGATCGTCACCGTCAGCCCCCCCGGGGCGGGGGAGCGGACCCTGGACGTCCGGGACCCCGCCACCGGCATCACCGCCTGGTCCGCGGTCCTGCCCCGGGGTGCCGGAACCGGCTCGGAGGGTGTGCGCCTGTCCCAGGTCGAGGGCCACGAGTCCGTGGTCGCCACCACCTCCACCGACCTCACCTGGTGGCCCACCGACGGCGAGGATCACACCCCCCGCACCGTGGCCCTGCCGGTGGGTGCGGTCGTGTCCTTCGCCGGGTCCACCCCGCTGGTGACCTGGCCCGCCCAGCACGCCGGCATCCTCACCGACAGCACCCCCACCACCGGCGCAGCCCTCACTGACCTGGCGGTCCCCGCCGGTGCGGTCGCCGTGGGTGCCACCGCCGGGACCGTGATCGCGGTGAACAGCGTCGGGCAGCTGTGGCGGCTCACCCCGGCCACCGCGCAGTTCCCGCCGGCCCCGGTGGCTACTGCCGCCCTGGTTCCCGGGGCGAGTGCCCTGGAGTCCGTCGCCGCCTACACCGCCCCCACCCCGGCCGGGGCCACCCCCGAGCTGCTGGTGCTGACCTGGTTCACCCCCGACCCCGCGGTGCGGGTGGTGAGCCTGCTCGATGCCACCACCGGCGCCCCTGTCGGTGCCCCGGTGACGGTGGCCCGCAGTGACCTCACCGGCGGGTGGCAGACCTCCGAGCACAACACCCTGGGCACCCTGGGTCGGGTCCTGCTCGACACCACCGTCCCCGCCCTGCGGACCCTGCCCGCCGGATGGGCCACCACCGCGATCAGCGACACCCAGGTCCACGGCAGCGCCGCGAGCACCCCGATGGTCCTCACCCCTGCTGGTGTCGCCACCCCCACCGGCTCCGGGGTCATCCCCCTCGGCGTCATCCCCACCGTGGTTATCCCAGGGGCTATCGCCGCCGGGTTGGCCGTGGTCACCGCGACCGCCGGCACCCTCACCACCCTCTACGGGCTACCCACCTCCACCACCCCGGCCGGGCCCACCCCGTCGGTGCCGGTGCCCGCACCCCCGGCGCTGCGGCCCACCAACCCCGTCCCGAGCCCTGCCCCCGCCCCCACCTCTGGAGCTGCCTCGTGAGCACCCCCGACCGCAGCCGCGCGGGCAACCCGCTGCTGCCCACCGCGCCGCCGCCGTCGCCCCGCGAGGCACCGATCGAGTCCTCCGCGGTGCTCCGCGACCAGGTCGAGGCCCGCTACGGACCGCAGACCCCGCTGAACATCCCCCAGCAGGTCGGGGTCGGGCTACCCCCGTGGCGGGTGACCACCAACCCCGCCCTCTGGGTCGTCGGTGTGCACGGCGGCGCCGGGGCCACCACCATCACCCGCCTCCTCGGGCCCGCCACGGCAGAGCTGGCCCGGCACTACCCCGTCGCGCCCACCGGGGCACCGGCACCCCGGGTGCTGCTGGTGGCCCGCACCCACGCCAGCGGCCTGACCGCCGCCCGGGGTGCCGCCGCGCAGTGGGCGTCCGGCACCACCGGGGTGACCCTGGTGGGCCTGGTCGTCGTCGACGACGGACCGCGGCTGCCCAAGGACCTCGTCGCCACGGTGACCGCCCTGGGCGGCATGGTCCCCGCCCTGTGGCACCTGCCCTGGTGCGAAGCCTGGCGCAGCACCACCACCACGCCCACCGAGGTGCCGCGGCGCACCCGCAAGAGCCTCGACGCCATCACCGCCGCCGCCGAGAAGGCCACCGCCTGCCTACCGGCCCCGGGCACCCCGGGTGGGGCACTGCGACCACCACCCCCGGCTCACCCCGACCGCCACCCACCCGCCCCGCACCACACCACCCTGTGGGCCGCCCGGCCCACAGCCGACTGACCCCAGAAGGAACCCACCATGGCCACCCTCAGCACCCTCCGCGACACCCTCGTCACCGAGCTCTACCTCGGCCAGTCCGGCATCACCGTCACCCCCGAACGGCCCCCGGGCACCGACGGACTCGTCCGCCTCATCAACTACGTCGCCTGGGGCGCCTTCGCGAT is a genomic window of Rhodococcus antarcticus containing:
- a CDS encoding DnaB-like helicase N-terminal domain-containing protein, giving the protein MSTDPTSGDPDDDGGLEPDERLDAGDLTEDPRLDSEALCLCGVLWSTAAAASPVVEVLQAGDFTRPAHGALFTLIAGQLQRGRPHDPASIAAVITQQGTGAHQGGLLTRALADATAAGATPEATGHHAVNVLAAAYRRSFHTAAAALTQAAEALPTDALFDHLVTVGRAQRTATERLQHAAAVLDSSRSR
- a CDS encoding ParA family protein — its product is MSTGHANRTLLVANQKGGVGKSSIVAAVAGMVAAANKRVLVLDADQQANVSTSDLGVEGDRGRSLAMALQYAEPLQPVRDVRPGLDVIPGGASLALVGAMAATAAQTGMDLRANLASTLDDLCAREAYDLVLIDSGPGDAPLLDALLATARYLLVPTRDDDASLSGVEMLAARYLRARASGSLVELLGVVLFDVNPRATARNSEIVDQVAQLLEGSGANAFESIIRSDRAASVDLRTRHLTPGELVAVASDHQRHRIAQLRKKVGGGDRLWSRDPSGLAGDYQALTREILNRMRAAEQVSVRDGGVA
- a CDS encoding toxin-antitoxin system — translated: MAQPHKGDRVVTITRLAHPVHDVVRNAAAERGVSISQYVADVMAAHVGRDDLVRQLDQEVLPQTA
- a CDS encoding ArsR/SmtB family transcription factor, with protein sequence MAAAIESFGTMFARGVVRYLAVHGPSTTGEIAEALGTDANTARRRLVQLEAAHLVVADTAAGARSGRRVRYDLDRDRVQTLVDALREYLLGG
- a CDS encoding NlpC/P60 family protein, giving the protein MPAGYLPLVQRAGRLCSEFPAPVIAAQLSAESTFSDATSPSGAQGPAQFMPGTWATWGRDTTGKGFADVHDPSDAVDAQARFDCSLAAQVREGIAGGRIDAGSSVTEIALGAYNAGFGAVLGARGVPGNSQTQAYVPRILDLARTRFSDTATATPPGPATPGTTVTAASAASAGCGAAGGAVPVGPGGGPRAQQVVAAALTQRGLPYIWGGGNYTGPTGGGFDCSGLTAFAFHQVGLDLPRTAQTQYAATASVQLPGGYTPAAYQPGDLLFWGTPDNIHHVGIAIGNGQMVHASTFGQPLAVAPIYDGDFLAATRPLGAGATQ
- a CDS encoding DUF6668 family protein, translated to MSTPDRSRAGNPLLPTAPPPSPREAPIESSAVLRDQVEARYGPQTPLNIPQQVGVGLPPWRVTTNPALWVVGVHGGAGATTITRLLGPATAELARHYPVAPTGAPAPRVLLVARTHASGLTAARGAAAQWASGTTGVTLVGLVVVDDGPRLPKDLVATVTALGGMVPALWHLPWCEAWRSTTTTPTEVPRRTRKSLDAITAAAEKATACLPAPGTPGGALRPPPPAHPDRHPPAPHHTTLWAARPTAD